The DNA segment CGAGGCCCTTGCCCAGGCCAGGCATCGCCAGCAAAATATCTTCGATCTCTTTTTTCGTGTGAGTATACCCGGGCTTGATCCGCAACCGTGAGAGGTAAGCGGCGAACCCGCCCACGTTCTTCGATATCGACATCTCGTTATCATTGAGAAGGATGATGAAATTCGAGTTCAACTGGTGTCCGGCCTGGTTCATCGCCTCGTAAGCAACCCCGGCGGTCATCGAACCGTCCCCGATGACCGAGCACACCGCATATTCTTCTTCCAGCAGATCGCGCGCGAGCGCAAGCCCGAGGCCGTAGGCGATCGACGCTCCCGCGTGGCCGCTGTTCACGATATCGTGAGGGCTCTCGGATCTCCTTGGAAAACCGCTGATCCCGTCGAGTCGGCGCAACGTGGAAAACTCTTCTCTCCTTCCGGTAATGATCTTGTGCGCGTACGCCTGATGGCCTACGTCCCAGATAATCTTGTCGCGCGGAGAATCGAGCGCGCGGTGCAAAGCTATAGTAATTTCCACGGCGCCCAGGCTCGACGCCAGATGCCCTCCCGAAACACTGGTCGTGCTTATTATCAGTTCACGTATCTCGGAAGCGAGACGCTCGAGTTCGGTTCTGCTGAGAAGTCGCAAATCGCGCGGAGAATCCACCCGCGCCAGAACAGAATAATCTTTTGGTAATTTATCCAATGCTTTTCCACTTTGCTTCTGATCCACCCTCGGATCCTTGAATATCAACAACATTGTATCGAACGTCCGCGCGCGCGTACAGGAAACAACGATCCGGCGCGCGCGCTTTTCGATCCGATCCCTGTGTTAATATACTCGAATGGATCCACCAAGCAAGCACGTTCTTTACCTCTCAAAACGCATCGGCGCGCGCGGCGCGGGAACCTCCGGCGAGGGCGCCGCCGCCTCCTATATTTTGCGCGCTTTTCACGATTCCAACCTCGAAACCAGCGTGGAAACATTTTCCACGTGGAAATCGGACATGTACGGCCTGCTGACGATTTATATGCTCTCAATAGCCGCATACCTGCTGTTCCGTTTCAACTACGCCGCCGGCCTGGCGATATCGATCCTCGCGTTCCTCGTCTTCCAGATGGAGACCTACACCTGGGCTGTAATATCGCGGTTGTTTCCACGCAGTAGCGCTTCAAACGTCGTCGCCATAGCGCGTCCATCGGGAACTGTTCGCAGGAAAGTGGTCATCGTAGCCAACTACGACAGCGCAAAGAGCTCACCGCTGGGGCGCCGCGCGCTCGCGCGATCGTTCCGGGCGCTCCACATTATTTCGTTCGCGTGCGTAACGGCTATTATGCTCGTGGGAGCGGGAGTGATCGGAGCGTCGCTCACAAAAGTGAACGCCAACGCTATTTCCATTTTCTGGCTCTGCGCATCGCCGTTTCCCGCGTACCTGGCGCTCATGTCCATATTGATAGCATGGGGAGAGTTTCACGGACGCTATACGGCCGGCGCCAACGACAACGCTTCCGGGGTTGGAGCGCTTATCTCCGTCATGACTCACGTGGCATCAGCGCCACTTGACAACACAGAGATATGGGGCGTGGCTACAGGCCGCGGGTGGGCAGGCGCCAGGGGAATGATTTCCTTCCTTCGCCGGCGCGGCCGCCACATGCGCGATGCCTTCATAATCAATCTCGACCACTGCGGCTCGGGAGACACAAAAATCATCACGCGCGAGGGAGCAATGCTCGGCTTCCGCTGCTCCTGGAAGTTAAGGCGCCTTGCACTTGCCGCCGCGGCGCGTTCCAAAGGCGTCAAATGCGGAAAGGGAAAGTGCCGCGTGAAAAAAAGTGACGCCATGGCCGCCCGCGTAAGGGGTTACAAAACGATTACCATCGGCGGCGGTGGCGTTGGAGGAACTTACGCGGGCTGGCGAAACACCGCCGATGTTTATGATGTCGTGAACCGCGCTTCACTTGATCGCGCGGTCAAACTGACAACCTTGCTGCTCGAGGAGATAGACAGTGACGCCGCGCGCAAGCCACGCCCCCGACCACGTAGCGACACGGACGATGAACGTCCCCCTGCGCTTGGCTGACAACTACTCCCCGAGCACCTGACAAACGATATCGCGCTCCCTTGGCCTGTTGTCGAAATCCACGAGGACGATCTGCTGCCAGATGCCGATCTCGAGTTTTCCGCTCGTGAAAGGAACAGTCAACGACGGTCCCATGAGCGACGCCCGCACGTGGGAGTGCCCATTGCCATCGTGCCAGCGCTGGTTGTGATGATACTCGAGTTCCCGCGGAGCGAGGCGATCGAACGCCTCGTCGATGTCCTCGACGAGACCGGGCTCGTACTCGATCGTCGTCACAGCCCCCGTCGATCCGGGAACAAAAATTGTCACGATGCCAGAGTGAACGCCGGACCGCCGAACAGCTTCGGACACGCTGGACGTGACATCAACCACATCCGCGTCCCCGCGGGTCGAAACAGTGAACCCTTCTCTAACCACACTCATCCGGCATTCACATCGAGTACAGCTCTTCTGCTGGAATGACTCTGAATCCGGCTACCTTGAGCGCTCCAACCGCCCGCGAAACCTCCGCGACCCTGATGATCACGATAGCCCCCCCGCCAACTGCTTTCCCGAGGAAGCAGTACACGTACTCGATGTTTATCTCCTGTTCGACGAGCGGCTTTATGACTTCGCACAGCCCCCCTGGACGATCATCCACTTCTACCGCCAGGACATCGGTTTCTTTAGCGGTGAATCCACGCGCCTTGAGTTCGTCAAGCGCTTTGTTAGGATCATCGACTATCAGGCGCACCACTCCATAATCGCACGTGTCCGCGACGCATAGGGCCCTGATGTTGATGCC comes from the Candidatus Anoxymicrobium japonicum genome and includes:
- a CDS encoding secondary thiamine-phosphate synthase enzyme, with the translated sequence MSVVREGFTVSTRGDADVVDVTSSVSEAVRRSGVHSGIVTIFVPGSTGAVTTIEYEPGLVEDIDEAFDRLAPRELEYHHNQRWHDGNGHSHVRASLMGPSLTVPFTSGKLEIGIWQQIVLVDFDNRPRERDIVCQVLGE
- a CDS encoding amino acid-binding protein encodes the protein MAVKQISVFLENKSGRLLDVTRNLRETGINIRALCVADTCDYGVVRLIVDDPNKALDELKARGFTAKETDVLAVEVDDRPGGLCEVIKPLVEQEINIEYVYCFLGKAVGGGAIVIIRVAEVSRAVGALKVAGFRVIPAEELYSM